Proteins encoded by one window of Arabidopsis thaliana chromosome 2, partial sequence:
- a CDS encoding Mitochondrial glycoprotein family protein (Mitochondrial glycoprotein family protein; FUNCTIONS IN: molecular_function unknown; INVOLVED IN: biological_process unknown; LOCATED IN: mitochondrial matrix; EXPRESSED IN: 21 plant structures; EXPRESSED DURING: 13 growth stages; CONTAINS InterPro DOMAIN/s: Mitochondrial glycoprotein (InterPro:IPR003428); Has 35333 Blast hits to 34131 proteins in 2444 species: Archae - 798; Bacteria - 22429; Metazoa - 974; Fungi - 991; Plants - 531; Viruses - 0; Other Eukaryotes - 9610 (source: NCBI BLink).) has protein sequence MRKLNPLLKRGLKAIENGDLLKILQSEIRHEISHPRFQGVETGSLGDFKLDWDSPESQDIVLKRQFDSGEKVVVSALLQPEPIELEDDLVFPREAHAKVCIKKPGLSSILQFHCRVYESGSGSSHFDIESAYFIRSFVSAPSSTYGDHFFRSQTTQCTGAIPNI, from the exons atgaggaAGTTGAATCCGCTTCTGAAACGAGGCTTGAAGGCTATTGAAAATGGTGATTTGTTGAAGATCCTCCAAAGTGAAATTCGTCACGAAATCTCCCATCCTCGTTTCCAG GGCGTTGAGACCGGTTCTCTAGGAGATTTCAAATTGGATTGGGATTCACCGGAAAGCCAAGATATTGTTCTGAAGAGACAGTTTGATTCAGGCGAGAAGGTTGTGGTCTCTGCTTTATTGCAACCAGAACCTATAGAACTAGAAGATGATTTAGTGTTTCCTAGGGAAGCTCATGCCAAAGTTTGTATCAAAAAGCCTGGTCTCAGCTCTATCTTGCAGTTTCATTGCCGGGTTTACGAATCAGGATCTGGATCTTCTCATTTCGACATCGAGAGCGCCTACTTTATCCgctcttttgtttctgctcCTTCTTCCACTTATGGAGACCATTTTTTCAG ATCCCAAACTACACAGTGCACTGGAGCAATACCTAATATCTAA
- a CDS encoding Mitochondrial glycoprotein family protein (Mitochondrial glycoprotein family protein; FUNCTIONS IN: molecular_function unknown; INVOLVED IN: biological_process unknown; LOCATED IN: mitochondrial matrix; EXPRESSED IN: 21 plant structures; EXPRESSED DURING: 13 growth stages; CONTAINS InterPro DOMAIN/s: Mitochondrial glycoprotein (InterPro:IPR003428); Has 28 Blast hits to 28 proteins in 6 species: Archae - 0; Bacteria - 0; Metazoa - 0; Fungi - 0; Plants - 28; Viruses - 0; Other Eukaryotes - 0 (source: NCBI BLink).): MRKLNPLLKRGLKAIENGDLLKILQSEIRHEISHPRFQGVETGSLGDFKLDWDSPESQDIVLKRQFDSGEKVVVSALLQPEPIELEDDLVFPREAHAKVCIKKPGLSSILQFHCRVYESGSGSSHFDIESAYFIRSFVSAPSSTYGDHFFR; the protein is encoded by the exons atgaggaAGTTGAATCCGCTTCTGAAACGAGGCTTGAAGGCTATTGAAAATGGTGATTTGTTGAAGATCCTCCAAAGTGAAATTCGTCACGAAATCTCCCATCCTCGTTTCCAG GGCGTTGAGACCGGTTCTCTAGGAGATTTCAAATTGGATTGGGATTCACCGGAAAGCCAAGATATTGTTCTGAAGAGACAGTTTGATTCAGGCGAGAAGGTTGTGGTCTCTGCTTTATTGCAACCAGAACCTATAGAACTAGAAGATGATTTAGTGTTTCCTAGGGAAGCTCATGCCAAAGTTTGTATCAAAAAGCCTGGTCTCAGCTCTATCTTGCAGTTTCATTGCCGGGTTTACGAATCAGGATCTGGATCTTCTCATTTCGACATCGAGAGCGCCTACTTTATCCgctcttttgtttctgctcCTTCTTCCACTTATGGAGACCATTTTTTCAGGTGA
- a CDS encoding Mitochondrial glycoprotein family protein, whose product MIQSTLVFVLRRLREANFREKREMRKLNPLLKRGLKAIENGDLLKILQSEIRHEISHPRFQGVETGSLGDFKLDWDSPESQDIVLKRQFDSGEKVVVSALLQPEPIELEDDLVFPREAHAKVCIKKPGLSSILQFHCRVYESGSGSSHFDIESAYFIRSFVSAPSSTYGDHFFR is encoded by the exons ATGATTCAGTCTACTTTAGTTTTTGTGCTCCGTAGATTGAGAGAAGCCAATTTTagggaaaagagagagatgaggaAGTTGAATCCGCTTCTGAAACGAGGCTTGAAGGCTATTGAAAATGGTGATTTGTTGAAGATCCTCCAAAGTGAAATTCGTCACGAAATCTCCCATCCTCGTTTCCAG GGCGTTGAGACCGGTTCTCTAGGAGATTTCAAATTGGATTGGGATTCACCGGAAAGCCAAGATATTGTTCTGAAGAGACAGTTTGATTCAGGCGAGAAGGTTGTGGTCTCTGCTTTATTGCAACCAGAACCTATAGAACTAGAAGATGATTTAGTGTTTCCTAGGGAAGCTCATGCCAAAGTTTGTATCAAAAAGCCTGGTCTCAGCTCTATCTTGCAGTTTCATTGCCGGGTTTACGAATCAGGATCTGGATCTTCTCATTTCGACATCGAGAGCGCCTACTTTATCCgctcttttgtttctgctcCTTCTTCCACTTATGGAGACCATTTTTTCAGGTGA
- a CDS encoding uncharacterized protein (unknown protein; Has 35333 Blast hits to 34131 proteins in 2444 species: Archae - 798; Bacteria - 22429; Metazoa - 974; Fungi - 991; Plants - 531; Viruses - 0; Other Eukaryotes - 9610 (source: NCBI BLink).), producing MNSEWEMDSDRKKTFFKCTKWQFEDTLDPINCPFHYFCDSIYAGDYPQITDVLVFFFVTVTYLTTLIVVVRKVISRRRRENDDDGDDDKARRYLLPSGPISLPLIILILAKGQRINTLFPISIFGPAILQLVQLSVLLFENNIEKEASFVFFEASTISGILHASLYLDAVILPYYTGFDALVTSTFSGVCKSCICRKEPLIVGGKIVSYRGWSSTTFLVVGVLFLRIICKLCKEEGINKRVLVVKNVVQGLTLLVLIRDCVYLAVMSPVEEPILFRVFVFGFLLLLICVYVITKVCCLVSRRQSKKTSDT from the coding sequence atgaatTCAGAATGGGAAATGGATTCtgatagaaagaaaacatttttcaaatgCACAAAGTGGCAATTCGAGGACACACTTGATCCTATTAACTGTCCTTTCCACTATTTCTGCGACAGCATCTATGCCGGCGACTACCCTCAAATCACCGACgttctagttttcttcttcgttacGGTTACTTATTTGACGACGCTAATTGTTGTCGTAAGGAAGGTaatatcaagaagaagaagagaaaatgatgatgatggtgatgatgacaAAGCAAGAAGGTACTTACTTCCTTCTGGTCCAATCTCTCTTCCTTTGATCATCTTGATTCTTGCAAAAGGTCAAAGGATCAATACCCTTTTCCCAATTTCCATCTTTGGACCTGCGATACTACAGCTTGTTCAGCTCTCAGTGCTTTTATTTGAGAACAATATCGAAAAAGAAGCGAGTTTTGTCTTCTTCGAAGCCTCTACTATCTCTGGTATTCTCCACGCTAGTCTTTACTTAGACGCTGTGATTCTCCCCTATTATACAGGATTCGATGCTCTGGTCACATCTACTTTCTCTGGAGTCTGCAAGTCTTGTATATGCAGGAAAGAGCCATTAATAGTGGGAGGGAAGATTGTCTCTTACCGAGGATGGTCTAGTACAACGTTCTTGGTGgttggtgttttgtttttgaggaTTATATGCAAGTTatgcaaagaagaaggaataaataaaagagtttTGGTGGTTAAAAATGTTGTGCAAGGACTGACATTGCTTGTTCTTATAAGAGATTGTGTGTACTTGGCCGTTATGTCTCCTGTTGAAGAGCCTAtcttgtttagggtttttgtgtttggttttcttcttctgttgataTGTGTTTATGTAATCACAAAAGTATGTTGTTTGGTTAGTCGGAGACAGAGTAAGAAGACATCAGACACatga